CGTGTTGGAGTCCGGTCGCCCCGTGTACCACCCGCCCGTCTGGCTCGCGCCGCTGGTGGGCAGTGTGCCTGCGGGCTGGATCGATCTGGCCGTCGGCCATCCCGTCGCCGCCCTCGCGCTGAAGCTGGTGCTGTTTTTCCTCGCCGGGTTCTTCCTGGCCATGTGCCTGAAGCGGATTTTCGCCGGACAGGCCATGCGCGAGGCTCGCCGACGCGGCCTGCTCGCCGTGGTGGTGGATGCCGGGCTGGGGGGGGCACTGGTGCTCATCCTCGTGCTCGCCTCCGAGCCGAACCTGCTCGCCCAGCCCGTGTCCGAACCGGGCAAGAGCTTTTTGGAGTTTGAAATCGTCAACCCCGCTGACATCATAAAGGAACAAGGTATGGATATTCCTCAACTCGACCAGGTCACATTGGTGGTGCTGCTTATCTTCTTCGTCTTGCAGCTGCTCATCTACTCGATCTGCCTGATCAAGCTCGCTCAGGTGCGTAATGCACCGGTGCCCTCCGCCATGAAGATCAAACTGCTCGAAAACGAGGAGAACCTCTTCGACGCCGGGCTCTATGTGGGCCTGACCGGGACGATCATCTCCCTGCTCATGCTGGCCATGGGTATCGTACAGGCCAGCCTCGTGGCCGCCTACGCCTCCACGCTGTTCGGGATCATCTTCGTCGCCCTGCTAAAGATCCTCAACGTCCGCCCCCTGCGCCGCAAACTCATCCTCGAAGCCGGGGTACGGTAGCTTTTTTGTCCGATTATGAATCGTTCCCTTCTGCTGGTGATCTGTGACTTCCTGCTGCTGAGCATGCTCGCGCTGGCGAAGTTTGACGAGCCCGAGGAGGCGCAGCAGGAGGAGGTGACGCAGGCCGTTCAGCACGACACGCTGGCTGATCAGGACTTGATAGAGGTGCTGCGCATGTCGCTGGAGAGCGAGCGCGACGACCGGGTCGAGCTGGCCACGGACCTTGAGCAGACGAAAAAGGAACTCGATGAGCGTGAGCAGGCGCTGGCCCAGAAGGAAGCCAGCCTGAACAAGACGCAGGAGAGCCTGAGCGAGACTCAGAAGCGCGCCAAGGAGCTGGAGGCCCAGCGCAAGAAGCTCACCGATGATACCAAGCGGCTGGAGGAGGAGCGCAAGCTGTTCGCCCAGCAGTTTGACGAGGCGCAGGACCGGCTCAAGCAGGCCGAGGCCGACCGGGTCGAGCTGGCCAAGAATTTAGGCGCTCTCAAGGAGGACTCCGCCTCCTCGAAGGAAAAACTTCGCCACCTGCAGCAGCAGGTCAAGGAGCGGGAGGAGGCACTCGCCGCCGCGCAGGCTGAGAAGGACCGGCTCGCCGCGCAGGCCGCACAGGCCGAGGCCGCCAAGCAGCAGCTATCCACCCGGCTGGAGGTCGCCGAGGCTCAGACGCAGGTCCTGCAGGAGTCGCTGAATACCGCGCGCGCCGATGTGGCGGTGACCCGGCAGGAGAAAGAGGTTGTCATGCAGCATGCAGACAAGCTGGCCGAAGGGGTGGGCGTGCTCGCGCAGTCCACCGACCGCATCGCCGACGAGGTCAAGAAGAGCAACCCGCTCTCGCTCAACACGATTTACCAGAACTTCCTCAAGAACCGCGTACGCGTGCGCTTCGACACCGAGGAAAACGCCCTGATCGGAACGACCAAGGGCAACTACGAGGTCGAGACCAGCCTCATCGCCGAGGGGGACAAGGCCTACGCCGTCCTGCATCTGGCCGACACACCGTTTAACCTCAGCTCGGCGGGCCGGGGCCTGCTCAGTGCCGAGGGGCGGATCATGATCGGCGGAAAGGCTTTCCGCTTCAAGCGCCTGTACTTCCTCGCCGCAGACCCGCGTCTGGCCGCCGTGCCTCTGCCGCTCACCGTGGCACAGGACAACAGCGTGGAGACTTTCGCCCTGGCGGGTGAGCCCCTGCGCTTCCCCGAGGCTGTGCTGGTGGACAGCGGTAACGGCGGCTACGGTGAAGTGCCCTTCAAACTCGACCCGCGCGACACCCGCTACCTGGCCATGCAGACCGACCTCTTTAACCGAATCTTCGGAGACTTCTCGCCCGGCACCGGGGACGCGGTTTTTTCCAAGACCGGGGACTGGATCGGGCTGATGATCAACTCCGATGCCGCACCGGTGATCGAGAGCCTGGCGGTGAACGGCAGTGTCGGCCTGGGCGACCAGTTTAATGCCGATGATACCCGGCGCGCGCTCAGTGGTCGCGCCACGGTGCTGAAGAATCTCCCCTCAGGCCTGCGCTAGAGGCAGTGTACGTAGACCTCTCCACGAGGAAGCGCTGACACGAGGGCAACGCATCACACCGACTGGCCAATCCGCACCTGCGCTGGCTTCGTTTTTTTTAAAGCAAAGGGCTCCGCCCCTGTGTGGAGCGAAGCCCTGAAAGGGGCGTTTAGTTGACGCGCTTTTCCATCTCCCGGATGAGGGCGATGAGGAAGGCGTTGTTGCCACCGAGCTTTTCGCAGGCGCTGACAGCAGCCTCGGAGTGCTCGTGGGCCTTGGCGCGGGAGGCCTCCAGCCCGTAGAGGGCAGGGTAGGTGGACTTGTTGTTCTCGGCGTCGGCACCGACGGGCTTGCCGAGGGTCTCGGCGTCGGCGGTGGCGTCGAGGATGTCGTCGATGATCTGGAAGGCCAGGCCGACGTGATGACCGATCGTGCGCATGACCTCGACGGTCTCGGCGGGGGCATCCGTGAGGCGAATCCCCATGGTGAGGCTGGCCGTGATGAGGGCACCGGTCTTGTTGCGGTGGATGAAGTCGAGGCGCTCAGGGGTGGGCTCGTCGCGCTCACCGAGCAGGTCTTCCATCTGGCCACCGATGAGCTTTTCCGAGCCGGCGGCGTCACCGAGGTCACGGACGAGGCCGACGGCGGTGGCGGGGGCCTGCTGGTACTTTTCGGCCAGCAGCCAGAGGGACCAGGTCAGGAGGGCGTCCCCGGCGAGCAGCGCGGTTTCCTCGTCAAACTGCTTGTGACAGGTGGGGCGACCGCGGCGCAGGTCCGAGTCGTCCATGCAGGGCAAATCGTCGTGAATCAGGCTGTAGGTGTGCAGGCACTCAAGGGCCACGCAGGCGGGCATCGGGTCCAGCTGCGAGGGGAACATGGCGTGGGCAGCCTGGAGGAGGACGGGGCGGATGCGCTTGCCACCGGCCTGGAGGCTGTAGCGCATAGCCTCATGCAGCACGGCCGGGCGGGTGTCGGCGGCGGGCATGATCGCGTCGATGGCGTTTTCGACCTTCTGCTGGTATTGCTGATAGGTCGCCTTGAAATCCGTAATTTCGGTCGTGGACATAGATTCTGATCTTTCGCTTGCGCTGTCCGGGCTGTCGCCTAGGATGGGCGCTGAG
This genomic interval from Ruficoccus sp. ZRK36 contains the following:
- a CDS encoding polyprenyl synthetase family protein, with amino-acid sequence MSTTEITDFKATYQQYQQKVENAIDAIMPAADTRPAVLHEAMRYSLQAGGKRIRPVLLQAAHAMFPSQLDPMPACVALECLHTYSLIHDDLPCMDDSDLRRGRPTCHKQFDEETALLAGDALLTWSLWLLAEKYQQAPATAVGLVRDLGDAAGSEKLIGGQMEDLLGERDEPTPERLDFIHRNKTGALITASLTMGIRLTDAPAETVEVMRTIGHHVGLAFQIIDDILDATADAETLGKPVGADAENNKSTYPALYGLEASRAKAHEHSEAAVSACEKLGGNNAFLIALIREMEKRVN